A window of the Candidatus Cloacimonadota bacterium genome harbors these coding sequences:
- the rpsM gene encoding 30S ribosomal protein S13, which produces MAHIAGIEIPKDKRLFIGLTYIYGIGRSIARDICRKANVDEMKKVEDLSIEEEKIIRDIVQNEYVVEGALRTQVAMNIKRLMEIGSYRGLRHKRGLPVRGQRTHTNARTRKGPKPGAIKKKK; this is translated from the coding sequence TTGGCACACATTGCAGGTATAGAAATCCCCAAAGACAAACGTTTGTTCATTGGCCTCACATATATCTACGGAATCGGCCGCTCCATCGCCAGGGATATCTGCCGCAAGGCAAATGTCGATGAGATGAAGAAGGTGGAGGACCTCTCCATAGAAGAGGAAAAGATCATCCGCGATATCGTTCAGAACGAATATGTGGTTGAAGGCGCCCTTCGCACCCAGGTGGCCATGAACATCAAGCGCCTGATGGAAATAGGCAGCTATCGCGGCTTGCGCCACAAACGCGGCTTGCCAGTGCGCGGCCAGCGCACCCACACCAATGCCCGCACTCGCAAGGGCCCGAAACCCGGCGCGATAAAAAAGAAGAAATAG
- the rplF gene encoding 50S ribosomal protein L6, with translation MSRIGKAPVKFDANTKVEVKDNVIYVKGKLGELHYQLMPGMSVELGDGVINVKRNDNSKTQRAVHGLTRALIQNMVIGVADGYMKTLNVIGTGYSAERQGPWLILSLGYSHDIVLEVPEGLTVEAEAVPRSKTVRSDLQSIIRIKGIDKQLVGHFAAEVRSCRPPENYKGKGVRYENEQVTIKAGKAGTK, from the coding sequence ATGTCACGCATAGGAAAAGCCCCCGTCAAATTTGACGCTAACACCAAAGTGGAAGTGAAAGACAACGTGATTTACGTGAAGGGAAAACTGGGCGAACTGCATTACCAACTGATGCCGGGCATGAGCGTTGAGCTCGGGGACGGCGTCATCAACGTGAAACGCAATGACAACAGCAAGACCCAGCGCGCCGTTCACGGACTCACCCGCGCTCTGATCCAGAACATGGTCATCGGCGTGGCTGACGGCTACATGAAGACCCTCAACGTGATCGGGACCGGATATTCCGCCGAGCGGCAGGGACCCTGGTTGATACTAAGCCTAGGCTATTCCCACGACATCGTGCTGGAAGTGCCGGAAGGACTTACAGTGGAAGCCGAGGCAGTGCCCCGTTCGAAAACCGTTCGCTCCGACCTGCAGAGCATCATCCGCATCAAGGGCATCGACAAACAACTCGTCGGCCATTTCGCCGCCGAAGTGCGTTCCTGCCGGCCGCCCGAAAACTACAAGGGCAAAGGTGTGCGGTATGAGAACGAGCAAGTAACCATCAAAGCCGGAAAAGCCGGGACCAAGTAA
- the rpmD gene encoding 50S ribosomal protein L30, with amino-acid sequence MKIRVTQIRSTINRKENHKRIIKSLGLGNPGKTRIHDDNPCIRGMINKVSYLLKVEEVKGE; translated from the coding sequence ATGAAGATCAGGGTGACCCAAATCCGCAGCACAATAAACAGAAAAGAAAACCATAAACGGATCATCAAGTCCCTGGGGCTGGGCAATCCCGGAAAAACCAGGATACATGATGACAATCCCTGCATCCGCGGTATGATCAACAAAGTATCGTACCTGCTCAAAGTAGAAGAAGTAAAGGGAGAATAA
- the infA gene encoding translation initiation factor IF-1 yields the protein MSKTGVIEVEGIVTDALPNTTFKVQLENGHEILAHSSGKMRMHYIRILPGDKVKVELSPYDLTRGRITYRYK from the coding sequence ATGAGCAAAACTGGCGTTATAGAAGTGGAAGGAATCGTGACCGACGCCCTTCCCAACACCACTTTTAAGGTTCAGCTGGAGAACGGCCACGAAATCCTGGCCCACAGCTCCGGCAAGATGCGGATGCACTACATCCGGATCCTGCCTGGCGACAAGGTCAAGGTGGAGCTTTCACCCTACGACCTCACCCGCGGCCGGATCACCTACCGCTATAAATAA
- the rpmJ gene encoding 50S ribosomal protein L36 gives MKVRSSVRVVCKDCRIIKRHGVIRVICSSNPKHKQRQG, from the coding sequence ATGAAAGTGAGATCATCAGTCCGGGTAGTCTGTAAAGACTGCCGCATAATCAAACGCCACGGCGTGATCCGTGTTATCTGCAGTTCCAACCCCAAACACAAACAGAGACAGGGTTAA
- the rpsE gene encoding 30S ribosomal protein S5 — protein sequence MNYEHNLPDEEKLFETVIDTKRVAKVVKGGRNFSFSAIVVVGDRAGKIGVGDGKANEIADAIRKAKEKATKSMFTVPIIKGTIPHEIMSRFGASRVMMKPASPGTGVIAGGTTRAIFEAAGIQNILCKSLGSNTPCNVVKATVNGLKSMRTLNDIARLRNKSVAELTGQEEK from the coding sequence TTGAATTACGAACACAACCTGCCCGATGAAGAAAAACTGTTTGAGACAGTGATTGATACCAAGCGTGTGGCCAAAGTAGTGAAAGGCGGACGTAACTTCAGTTTCAGCGCCATAGTTGTGGTTGGCGACCGTGCCGGCAAAATCGGCGTGGGAGACGGCAAGGCCAATGAAATTGCCGATGCCATCCGCAAAGCCAAGGAAAAAGCCACCAAATCGATGTTCACCGTGCCCATCATCAAAGGCACCATCCCGCACGAGATCATGTCTCGTTTCGGCGCCAGCCGCGTGATGATGAAGCCCGCTTCCCCGGGTACCGGCGTGATTGCCGGCGGGACAACCCGCGCCATCTTTGAAGCGGCCGGGATCCAGAACATCCTCTGCAAATCCCTGGGCTCGAACACCCCCTGCAACGTGGTGAAAGCCACTGTCAACGGGCTCAAGTCCATGCGCACCCTAAACGACATTGCCCGCCTGCGCAACAAATCTGTGGCTGAACTCACAGGTCAGGAGGAAAAATGA
- the secY gene encoding preprotein translocase subunit SecY, producing the protein MFKTIANIFRIPDLRKKILITALLLVLYRLGSFIPIPGVDAVQLSSFFQRQEGGLFDLLNLFVGGNFERASIFALGIMPYITASIVIQLLGSIIPYFEKLRKEGADGQKKMNQITRYFTVALAAFNAITITVGLVNMTGAGGPVVPQPNFLFHLTGVITLITGTMIVMWLGEQITEYGIGNGISLIIFAGIIARYPEGFITLFKTRFHSLSGVLISLAAIVVMVAVTAAIIFVTEAVRKIPVQYAKRIVGRKVYGGQSTYIPLRVNTAGVIPIIFAQSILMFPATLITLFQGGEAEAGTFWYNLRTMFTPGHWLYTIIYVGLIIFFAYFYTALVLNPTEMAENMVKYGGHIPGKKPGKKTAEYISSVLTRITLPGAVFFAFVALMPEMMTQIFKLPFYFGGTGLIIVVGVALDTLRQIESHLVMRHYDGFMKKGKLRGRSS; encoded by the coding sequence TTGTTCAAGACCATCGCGAACATCTTCCGTATCCCGGACCTGCGCAAAAAGATCCTGATCACGGCCCTGCTGCTGGTACTGTATCGCCTGGGAAGCTTCATTCCGATTCCCGGAGTGGATGCGGTGCAGCTGAGCTCTTTCTTCCAGCGACAGGAAGGCGGTCTCTTTGATCTGCTGAACCTCTTCGTGGGCGGAAACTTCGAGCGCGCCTCGATCTTTGCCCTGGGTATCATGCCTTATATTACAGCTTCGATCGTGATCCAACTCTTGGGCAGCATCATCCCCTATTTTGAAAAGTTGCGCAAGGAAGGCGCTGACGGCCAGAAGAAGATGAACCAGATCACCCGTTATTTCACGGTCGCACTGGCCGCTTTCAACGCTATCACGATCACCGTAGGCCTGGTCAACATGACCGGAGCCGGCGGCCCAGTGGTTCCTCAGCCGAACTTCCTCTTCCACCTAACCGGAGTGATCACGTTGATCACCGGCACTATGATAGTGATGTGGCTGGGAGAGCAAATCACCGAATACGGAATTGGAAACGGCATTTCGCTGATAATCTTCGCTGGGATCATCGCCCGTTACCCCGAAGGTTTCATCACCCTCTTCAAAACCCGGTTCCACAGCTTGTCCGGAGTGCTCATCTCCCTGGCCGCCATCGTTGTGATGGTTGCTGTTACAGCGGCGATCATCTTCGTGACTGAAGCCGTCCGCAAGATTCCGGTCCAGTATGCCAAACGCATCGTGGGCCGCAAGGTCTATGGTGGGCAGAGCACTTATATTCCGCTTAGGGTGAACACCGCCGGTGTTATCCCCATCATCTTCGCGCAGTCGATCCTCATGTTCCCGGCCACGCTCATCACCCTCTTCCAGGGCGGCGAGGCTGAGGCTGGCACCTTCTGGTACAATCTGCGCACGATGTTCACGCCCGGTCACTGGTTGTATACCATCATCTACGTTGGCCTGATCATCTTCTTCGCCTATTTCTACACCGCCTTGGTGCTCAATCCCACTGAAATGGCAGAAAATATGGTCAAATACGGTGGACACATCCCGGGCAAGAAACCCGGCAAAAAGACCGCGGAATACATCTCCTCTGTGCTTACCCGTATCACGTTGCCCGGTGCAGTCTTTTTCGCTTTTGTGGCCCTGATGCCAGAAATGATGACCCAAATCTTCAAGCTGCCCTTCTATTTTGGTGGAACGGGGCTCATCATCGTGGTCGGCGTGGCGCTGGACACTCTTCGCCAGATCGAATCCCATCTTGTGATGCGCCATTACGATGGCTTCATGAAGAAAGGAAAGCTCCGCGGACGCTCAAGCTGA
- the rplO gene encoding 50S ribosomal protein L15 — MLTLSNLGKPAGRKARKRLGKGEGSGLGQQSGRGHKGIKARSGGKVPAYFEGGQMPINRRLPKRGFKNPYRKNYRVLNLSRLVGLEETEFDISRLELLGLIPVKGKKGSYPVKVLASVSEEFTKTVHIKANAFSQRAIQLIEANGGKAEVV, encoded by the coding sequence ATGCTAACCCTTTCCAATCTTGGCAAACCCGCTGGCAGAAAAGCTAGAAAACGCTTGGGCAAAGGCGAGGGATCCGGTCTGGGACAGCAATCCGGCCGCGGCCACAAAGGTATAAAAGCCCGGTCCGGTGGCAAGGTTCCCGCCTATTTCGAAGGCGGCCAGATGCCTATAAACCGGCGTCTGCCCAAGCGGGGCTTCAAAAACCCCTACCGCAAGAACTACCGCGTGCTCAACCTTTCCCGCCTTGTGGGACTGGAAGAGACGGAATTTGATATCAGCCGGCTGGAATTGTTGGGCCTGATACCCGTGAAAGGCAAAAAGGGTTCCTACCCCGTGAAAGTTCTGGCCAGTGTAAGCGAAGAATTCACAAAGACCGTTCACATCAAAGCCAACGCTTTTTCCCAGCGCGCCATCCAGCTGATCGAAGCGAACGGTGGCAAGGCAGAGGTGGTGTAA
- the map gene encoding type I methionyl aminopeptidase — translation MIFRKSPAELEKMRVSSRIIGELLDELAGMIAPGVSTWDLDAFAYEFIVARGARPAFKGYTVPGLNPFPGTLCTSPNSGIVHGIPSQQVILKDGDIIGIDVGAVKDGYYADAARTYAVGEIPAEARRLLEVTSEALRRGIAAATPGRRVGDISHAIGSYVQEQGYYVADNLTGHGVGRQLHEEPQIPNSGQPGRGPRLQTGMTLAIEPMVNIGTNRVKEKGWEFFTADGSLSAHYEHTIIVTDGLPEILTQTKEHI, via the coding sequence ATGATCTTTCGCAAATCACCTGCTGAACTGGAAAAAATGCGTGTCTCTTCCCGCATCATCGGCGAACTGCTGGATGAACTGGCTGGGATGATCGCGCCCGGGGTCAGTACCTGGGACCTGGATGCCTTTGCTTACGAATTCATCGTGGCCCGAGGCGCCCGGCCTGCCTTCAAAGGCTACACCGTTCCAGGCCTGAATCCCTTTCCGGGAACCCTCTGCACCTCGCCCAATTCCGGCATTGTGCACGGCATTCCCTCCCAGCAGGTGATCCTGAAAGATGGCGACATCATTGGCATCGATGTGGGTGCCGTAAAAGACGGTTACTATGCCGATGCCGCCCGCACTTACGCTGTGGGCGAGATTCCGGCCGAAGCGCGCCGGCTGCTGGAGGTTACCTCTGAGGCCCTGCGCCGCGGAATTGCTGCCGCCACTCCCGGCCGCCGGGTTGGTGACATCTCCCATGCCATCGGCTCTTATGTGCAGGAACAGGGCTATTATGTGGCTGACAACCTCACCGGGCACGGTGTGGGCCGCCAGCTGCATGAAGAGCCTCAAATCCCCAATTCCGGCCAGCCCGGCAGGGGACCCCGCCTCCAAACCGGAATGACCCTCGCCATCGAACCTATGGTCAATATCGGCACCAACCGCGTTAAAGAAAAAGGTTGGGAGTTTTTCACCGCCGACGGAAGCCTCTCGGCGCATTATGAACACACCATCATTGTAACTGATGGTCTGCCCGAGATCCTCACCCAAACGAAGGAGCATATATGA
- the rplR gene encoding 50S ribosomal protein L18 — MITPSNIAKHALRNRRRAAIRKKLRGTTERPRLVVFRSLKHIYAQIIDDSTGRTLTSASSRSKDIELEKGIKKTEQGFEVGKKLGEKAIAAGISKIAFDRAGYKYHGRVKALAEGARKAGLDF, encoded by the coding sequence ATGATAACACCAAGCAACATAGCCAAACACGCCCTTCGCAACCGCCGCCGTGCTGCCATCCGCAAAAAACTGCGTGGCACAACCGAGCGGCCCCGCCTGGTCGTTTTCCGCAGCCTGAAACACATCTACGCCCAGATCATTGACGATAGCACAGGTCGTACTTTGACATCCGCTTCCTCGCGTAGCAAGGACATCGAGCTTGAAAAAGGCATCAAGAAGACCGAACAGGGCTTCGAAGTGGGAAAAAAACTGGGTGAAAAAGCAATCGCCGCCGGCATCTCGAAAATCGCCTTCGACCGCGCCGGCTACAAATATCACGGCCGGGTGAAAGCCCTGGCTGAAGGCGCCCGCAAGGCTGGCCTTGATTTCTGA